Proteins encoded together in one Impatiens glandulifera chromosome 1, dImpGla2.1, whole genome shotgun sequence window:
- the LOC124930752 gene encoding uncharacterized protein LOC124930752 — MANDNLKFSLRSIIEKNKLNGTNFLDWERNLRIILRSEGREDVLTTPIPKVTDTSSDEEKATATQLKTEALPVTCLMLAAMEPDLQKRFLSSDAYTITTELKTLFQDQARIERYETHKAILDSRLVKGKPVSPHVISLTGLFKRMEDLGTPYDQELATDIVLRSLHDGFAPFRMKYHMNGLKHDLNELHNLLKNAEGNITDDKRKEVLNVNSGKGFKKMAKNKNNYQRKGKQVAKPKGDEKPRVASEHDCFYCKAKGH, encoded by the coding sequence ATGGCAaacgataatttgaaattctccCTGCGCTCCATTATTGAGAAAAACAAGTTAAATGGGACTAATTTCCTAGATTGGGAAAGGAATCTGAGGATAATTCTGAGGTCCGAGGGACGTGAGGACGTTCTTACTACCCCTATTCCAAAAGTGACTGATACCTCGTCTGACGAGGAGAAGGCAACAGCAACCCAATTGAAAACTGAGGCTTTACCTGTCACTTGCTTAATGCTTGCTGCAATGGAACCTGATTTGCAGAAGAGGTTTTTGAGTTCCGATGCTTATACCATCACAACTGAGCTGAAAACTCTGTTTCAGGATCAGGCAAGGATTGAACGATATGAAACTCACAAGGCTATACTTGATAGCAGACTTGTGAAAGGGAAACCCGTAAGTCCTCATGTGATTAGTCTAACTGGGCTGTTCAAGAGGATGGAAGATTTGGGGACCCCTTATGACCAAGAGTTGGCCACGGATATCGTTCTTAGATCCTTACACGATGGTTTTGCACCTTTTAGAATGAAATACCATATGAATGGACTAAAGCATGATCTAAATGAACTCCACAACCTGCTTAAAAATGCAGAAGGCAATATCACTGATGACAAGAGGAAGGAAGTTCTGAATGTCAATAGTGGGAAGGGTTTTAAGAAAATGGctaagaataaaaacaattacCAAAGAAAAGGTAAACAAGTTGCAAAACCCAAGGGTGATGAGAAGCCAAGAGTAGCTTCTGAACATGATTGTTTTTATTGTAAGGCCAAGGGTCACTAG